A single region of the Brachypodium distachyon strain Bd21 chromosome 3, Brachypodium_distachyon_v3.0, whole genome shotgun sequence genome encodes:
- the LOC100825431 gene encoding protein Brevis radix-like 1 isoform X3, which produces MLTCIACSKQLDGGGPPLHEPPEDDDGVVVGGARGPATPSTREAIKALTAQIKDMALKASGAYRHCKPCGGSPAAASRRHHPYSHRGAYADSEVGSGSERFHHSYRRASSSAASTPRPLSGGAVFSSDATPSVSARTDFFAGDEEGMEGCTEVDEAKEWVAQVEPGVLITFLSLPRGGNDLKRIRFSREMFNKWQAQRWWAENYDKVMELYNIQRFKQQTVPVPGTPRSEDESSKEDSPETPPLNNERQPRIFQRSLKSSRALGSSSSDSLEHQSKHLGNIQHGHHEHQCYDSVGLASTPKLSSISGAKTDTSSIDASMRTSSSPEEVDRSGELSVSVSNASDQEREWVEEDEPGVYLTIRALTGGIKELRRVRFSSGEGQGSLLK; this is translated from the exons ATGCTGACGTGTATTGCGTGCTCCAAGCaactcgacggcggcgggccgcCGCTACACGAGCCGCCCGAGGACGACGatggcgtcgtcgtcggaggcgCCAGAGGCCCGGCCACCCCCAGCACGAGGGAGGCTATCAAGGCGCTCACCGCGCAG ATCAAGGACATGGCGCTGAAGGCGTCGGGCGCTTACCGGCACTGCAAGCCGTGCGGCGGCTcaccggcggcagcgtcgCGGCGGCACCACCCGTACAGCCACCGTGGCGCCTACGCCGACTCCGAGGTGGGCTCCGGGTCCGAGCGCTTCCACCACTCGTACCGCCGTGCCAGCAGCTCAGCGGCGTCGACACCGCGGCCGCTCAGCGGTGGTGCCGTTTTCAGCAGCGATGCCACGCCGTCGGTGAGCGCGCGCACTGACTTCTTCGCCGGTGATGAGGAGGGGATGGAGGGTTGCACAGAGGTCGACGAGGCGAAGGAGTGGGTCGCACAGGTTGAACCCGGAGtgctcatcactttcctctcGCTGCCGCGGGGCGGGAACGACCTCAAGCGCATCCGATTCAG CCGTGAGATGTTCAACAAGTGGCAAGCACAAAGGTGGTGGGCAGAAAATTATGACAAAGTCATGGAGCTTTACAATATTCAGAGGTTTAAACAGCAAACTGTTCCTGTTCCTGGTACTCCAAGGTCTGAAGACGAG AGTTCCAAGGAGGATAGCCCAGAAACACCACCACTTAACAATGAGCGTCAACCCCGCATTTTCCAGAGATCACTAAAGAGCAGTAGGGCATTGGGGTCTTCATCATCTGATTCTCTTGAGCATCAGTCTAAACACCTTGGTAATATTCAGCACGGCCATCATGAACACCAGTGCTATGATTCAGTTGGTCTGGCATCAACGCCTAAGCTGTCGAGCATTAGTGGAGCTAAGACAGATACTTCATCAATTGATGCATCAATGAGGACAAGCTCATCTCCTGAAGAGGTTGATCGATCTGGTGAACTTTCAGTCTCCGTTAGCAATGCAAGTGATCAAGAGAGGGAGTGGGTAGAAGAGGACGAGCCTGGTGTATACCTTACTATTCGGGCTTTGACTGGTGGGATCAAAGAGCTTCGACGCGTCAGGTTCAG
- the LOC100825431 gene encoding protein Brevis radix-like 1 isoform X1 gives MLTCIACSKQLDGGGPPLHEPPEDDDGVVVGGARGPATPSTREAIKALTAQIKDMALKASGAYRHCKPCGGSPAAASRRHHPYSHRGAYADSEVGSGSERFHHSYRRASSSAASTPRPLSGGAVFSSDATPSVSARTDFFAGDEEGMEGCTEVDEAKEWVAQVEPGVLITFLSLPRGGNDLKRIRFSREMFNKWQAQRWWAENYDKVMELYNIQRFKQQTVPVPGTPRSEDESSKEDSPETPPLNNERQPRIFQRSLKSSRALGSSSSDSLEHQSKHLGNIQHGHHEHQCYDSVGLASTPKLSSISGAKTDTSSIDASMRTSSSPEEVDRSGELSVSVSNASDQEREWVEEDEPGVYLTIRALTGGIKELRRVRFRCKMFYNSRPTADLVSAKKLLSAAEKDLVRRMQGYGGKRTGQGFTSSISEGRHIKLHSIAFFTAPPPPPPPPQRPMYIAIHQEYSLVSQPWS, from the exons ATGCTGACGTGTATTGCGTGCTCCAAGCaactcgacggcggcgggccgcCGCTACACGAGCCGCCCGAGGACGACGatggcgtcgtcgtcggaggcgCCAGAGGCCCGGCCACCCCCAGCACGAGGGAGGCTATCAAGGCGCTCACCGCGCAG ATCAAGGACATGGCGCTGAAGGCGTCGGGCGCTTACCGGCACTGCAAGCCGTGCGGCGGCTcaccggcggcagcgtcgCGGCGGCACCACCCGTACAGCCACCGTGGCGCCTACGCCGACTCCGAGGTGGGCTCCGGGTCCGAGCGCTTCCACCACTCGTACCGCCGTGCCAGCAGCTCAGCGGCGTCGACACCGCGGCCGCTCAGCGGTGGTGCCGTTTTCAGCAGCGATGCCACGCCGTCGGTGAGCGCGCGCACTGACTTCTTCGCCGGTGATGAGGAGGGGATGGAGGGTTGCACAGAGGTCGACGAGGCGAAGGAGTGGGTCGCACAGGTTGAACCCGGAGtgctcatcactttcctctcGCTGCCGCGGGGCGGGAACGACCTCAAGCGCATCCGATTCAG CCGTGAGATGTTCAACAAGTGGCAAGCACAAAGGTGGTGGGCAGAAAATTATGACAAAGTCATGGAGCTTTACAATATTCAGAGGTTTAAACAGCAAACTGTTCCTGTTCCTGGTACTCCAAGGTCTGAAGACGAG AGTTCCAAGGAGGATAGCCCAGAAACACCACCACTTAACAATGAGCGTCAACCCCGCATTTTCCAGAGATCACTAAAGAGCAGTAGGGCATTGGGGTCTTCATCATCTGATTCTCTTGAGCATCAGTCTAAACACCTTGGTAATATTCAGCACGGCCATCATGAACACCAGTGCTATGATTCAGTTGGTCTGGCATCAACGCCTAAGCTGTCGAGCATTAGTGGAGCTAAGACAGATACTTCATCAATTGATGCATCAATGAGGACAAGCTCATCTCCTGAAGAGGTTGATCGATCTGGTGAACTTTCAGTCTCCGTTAGCAATGCAAGTGATCAAGAGAGGGAGTGGGTAGAAGAGGACGAGCCTGGTGTATACCTTACTATTCGGGCTTTGACTGGTGGGATCAAAGAGCTTCGACGCGTCAGGTTCAG ATGCAAGATGTTTTATAACTCAAGACCAACTGCTGATTTGGTGTCGGCAAAAAAATTACTCTCTGCAGCCGAGAAAGATTTGGTGAGACGCATGCAAGGTTATGGTGGGAAGAGAACCGGGCAAGGGTTCACGAGCAGTATCTCTGAAGGAAGACACATCAAATTACACTCCATTGCCTTCTTTAcagcgccccccccccccccacccccaccccagCGACCCATGTACATCGCCATACATCAGGAATATTCCCTGGTTTCTCAACCATGGTCATAG
- the LOC100825431 gene encoding protein Brevis radix-like 1 isoform X2: MLTCIACSKQLDGGGPPLHEPPEDDDGVVVGGARGPATPSTREAIKALTAQIKDMALKASGAYRHCKPCGGSPAAASRRHHPYSHRGAYADSEVGSGSERFHHSYRRASSSAASTPRPLSGGAVFSSDATPSVSARTDFFAGDEEGMEGCTEVDEAKEWVAQVEPGVLITFLSLPRGGNDLKRIRFSREMFNKWQAQRWWAENYDKVMELYNIQRFKQQTVPVPGTPRSEDESSKEDSPETPPLNNERQPRIFQRSLKSSRALGSSSSDSLEHQSKHLGNIQHGHHEHQCYDSVGLASTPKLSSISGAKTDTSSIDASMRTSSSPEEVDRSGELSVSVSNASDQEREWVEEDEPGVYLTIRALTGGIKELRRVRFSRERFGETHARLWWEENRARVHEQYL, translated from the exons ATGCTGACGTGTATTGCGTGCTCCAAGCaactcgacggcggcgggccgcCGCTACACGAGCCGCCCGAGGACGACGatggcgtcgtcgtcggaggcgCCAGAGGCCCGGCCACCCCCAGCACGAGGGAGGCTATCAAGGCGCTCACCGCGCAG ATCAAGGACATGGCGCTGAAGGCGTCGGGCGCTTACCGGCACTGCAAGCCGTGCGGCGGCTcaccggcggcagcgtcgCGGCGGCACCACCCGTACAGCCACCGTGGCGCCTACGCCGACTCCGAGGTGGGCTCCGGGTCCGAGCGCTTCCACCACTCGTACCGCCGTGCCAGCAGCTCAGCGGCGTCGACACCGCGGCCGCTCAGCGGTGGTGCCGTTTTCAGCAGCGATGCCACGCCGTCGGTGAGCGCGCGCACTGACTTCTTCGCCGGTGATGAGGAGGGGATGGAGGGTTGCACAGAGGTCGACGAGGCGAAGGAGTGGGTCGCACAGGTTGAACCCGGAGtgctcatcactttcctctcGCTGCCGCGGGGCGGGAACGACCTCAAGCGCATCCGATTCAG CCGTGAGATGTTCAACAAGTGGCAAGCACAAAGGTGGTGGGCAGAAAATTATGACAAAGTCATGGAGCTTTACAATATTCAGAGGTTTAAACAGCAAACTGTTCCTGTTCCTGGTACTCCAAGGTCTGAAGACGAG AGTTCCAAGGAGGATAGCCCAGAAACACCACCACTTAACAATGAGCGTCAACCCCGCATTTTCCAGAGATCACTAAAGAGCAGTAGGGCATTGGGGTCTTCATCATCTGATTCTCTTGAGCATCAGTCTAAACACCTTGGTAATATTCAGCACGGCCATCATGAACACCAGTGCTATGATTCAGTTGGTCTGGCATCAACGCCTAAGCTGTCGAGCATTAGTGGAGCTAAGACAGATACTTCATCAATTGATGCATCAATGAGGACAAGCTCATCTCCTGAAGAGGTTGATCGATCTGGTGAACTTTCAGTCTCCGTTAGCAATGCAAGTGATCAAGAGAGGGAGTGGGTAGAAGAGGACGAGCCTGGTGTATACCTTACTATTCGGGCTTTGACTGGTGGGATCAAAGAGCTTCGACGCGTCAGGTTCAG CCGAGAAAGATTTGGTGAGACGCATGCAAGGTTATGGTGGGAAGAGAACCGGGCAAGGGTTCACGAGCAGTATCTCTGA